The Taeniopygia guttata chromosome 27, bTaeGut7.mat, whole genome shotgun sequence region GGGGGGGGTCACTACAGATCCGAGGGGGGGGGGGCTCCGACACCCGCAGCACCCCCCGCACGGGGCAGGGTGGAGGGTGGGGGTCCCGCCCGTGACCCACATGGGGGATGGTGATGCTGacacccccaccccctccccaattcccgGGGGTCTCCCCCTCCTCACGCCCCCCCCGCACTGCACCACGCACGGGGGGGGGGTGTGGGTGAGGGGGTGTGGGCGGAGCCTCcgcgctggccccgccccctcctccgCAGCCGATGGAATTTTCCACTCGCGGGCGCGGCGCGGGCTCCCGCTGGCCACGCCCCtccgcgcgcgcgcgcgccgcCAGGCCCCGCCCACACCCCCCcgctccccccccctccccgcggcggggccaagatggcggccgccATGGCGGCGCGGCTCTGCCTGAAGGTGGGACCGGCCGGAGCGGCGTGAGGGGCGCCGGGGAGCGGCTGTGGGGCCGCGGGATCAGCGCTGTGGGCGCTGAGGGCTGAGGGGAAATGAAGGTGCTGGCGGTGCCGGGCTCACTCCGCGCTCTGCCGTTGTTTCTCCTCAGGGTGCCGAGTCGCTGCTGCGCCCCAGGGCCCTGCCCGGTGTGGTTGTGCCGGTGAGGGGCAGGAGGAAATGGCCGCGGGTGCCCGAGTGGGCTCGGGAGCTGAGCGCTGAGGAGAAGGAATGGCGGCTCCGATCCGCGGCTCCGATATTCCCGGACGAGCGCATGGAGCGCACTTTCTTCTTGGCTTGCACGGGTACGGCAAAACGGGTGATGTGAGAGACAAAAtcaggaggaattccttccccagAGGCTTCCCTGCCTGGTCTCTAAAGCTCTTGGTGCCTTCTTCTCGAATCGTGGAGTTTCAgaggggtttgggttgggaaagCCCCTCCAGTGCTGCCCCTGCCCgatcccaggtgctccaagccctgtccagggACATTTCTGGGAAGTGGcaccatggaatggtttgggtggcaAGGGACATTAAatccatccagtgccaccccctgccaagGGATATTAAATCCATCCAGTGCCACACCAATCCCAagtgctccaagcctcatccaggacaattccagggatccTGGGGCTGCCACAGCCACGCCTGTGCCAGGGTCTGAGCACCCTCAcaaggaggaatttcttcccgAAATCCCCTCCCGACTCCATTTCTCCACGAGGAAAAATTGGAGCAATGCTACAGGGATCTGGCAAGTGgcatcatggaatggtttgggtggcaagcgaccttaaatcccatccagtgccacccgtGCCATGgctggagaggaaggaaaggagaatgGAAAGGCCATGCTcccaaaaaaagccacattccacccaaaaatctccttttccattccgagccagggctggggaaccccacAGAACCCCAGatttggagggaaggagctttaaatcccatccagggacacctcccactgtcccaggctgctccaacctggccctggacacttccagggatccaggggcagccacagcttctctgggaattccatcccagcccttcagggaggaattccttcccaaaatcccctctaaACTTCATTTTGATGCCATTTTGATGCCTTCCCTGGGCTGTGAgtgagcagcagagagcagcaccGGTGGGCCAACTTATCCCAGGAATTCTCTGCTTgaaattcccaggaattctCTCTCAGATCAGCAattctcccctttcccctctccatTCCCTGGGTTCTGAGCCTCCTCCTGAGCTGCTTTTCCCACCCCCAGCTGAAATCATGGATCCCTACGTCCCCCCCGAGGGCGATGCCCGCCTGACCTCGCTGTCCAAGGACGGGGTGAAGCAGCAGATGCAGAAGCTGAGGCAAACAGCGGCTTCTCAGCTGGCGTATGTACCCCTCGTTGGCTAATTAGCTTAATtaacctgctgcagcagctctgctctgcctctcctggggctgttcctgAGGTATTTCTACCTCCAGgtcacctgggaaccccaaatcccctcaaaactcCCATAAACCCATCCAGGAATCCTCTGTGTTCCCCCTTGGGTTCCCtccagggcaccccaaatcccctccaggaccctCCTGTGTCTCTCCAGGTCACTTCTAGGCcacccaggacaccccaaatctcctcaaAACTCCTCAGGTTTCCCCCAGATCTCCCCAGGATCCTCCTGTGACCCCCCATTGTGTTACCTCCAGgccacctgggacccccaagatcgcccaaatccccccaggacatTCCTCTGGACCCCCAGGTCACCTCCAGGCcactgagacccccccaaatctcctcaagacttccccaggaccccccaaatccccctcaggacccccactTTGACCACCTGATCTTCCCCCAGGTCAaccaggacaccccaaatcaCCTGAAAACTCCCCCAGACACCCCTGAGTGGCCCCCAGTTACCTCCAGgccacccaggaccccccagatcccctcaaaattcccccaaatcctcccccagGACCTgcctgtgtccccccaggtcatccaggaccccccaaatcctcccctaGGAcccccctgtgtcacccaggACCCTAAATcccccaccaggacccccctgtgtcccccaagacctccccccaggaccccccaaaccccttctGTGAGGGGGCTGAGGGATCTCTGGATGATTTTTAGGATTTTAGGTTgtttcctccctttttcccccatttttgttgttgttcccCTTCCCCTGGAGTTCCCGCCTCTCTTGTTGGAAACTGCCACACTGTGCACTCCcaattttttaggattttttggattttgctgTTTTATGACATGAAGGTTTTGTCTCAGTGGGGGATCTCCAATTCTCAGCTGGTAAAAGCTGGGATTGAATCCTATAGGATCCAAACATCCAGGACAGCTCCAATTCtgttctttccttattttttttctttcccagcctgCGGAAGATCAAGGATCACGACCCAGATTTCAGCACCAAAACCTTCCCTGAGAAAGCCCAGGAGATATTTATTGAGGCTCACAATTCCCTGGCAAAGTAAGGCCGTTCCCTGGCCCACGAGGAGCTGGAATTTGTGGGGGAAATGTGGAATTTATGGGGAAAGAGGGAATTTAAGTGAGGAAATTgtgtggggggaaaagggggaatttgtatgggggaaaaaagtggaaTTTGTGGGGGGAAAGGATGAATTTGtgtgagggggaaagggggaaatttagtgggggggaaaagggggaatttgtgggggaaaaagggggaatttGTGGGGGAGGAAAGGGGGAATTTGTTGGGGGCGGGAAGTGGAATTTGTGTGGGGAAAGAATGAATTTGTGTGGGGAAAGCTGGAACTTGAGTGGGGTAATGGGGAATTTGTGGGGAAATGCAGAAATTTGTGGGGAAATGCAGGAATTTGTAGGAGTAAAAGGGGAATTTGTGGGGAAATGGCAGGAATTTGTGGGAGAAATGGCAGGAATTTGTGGGGAAagcaggaattttttggggaaccTCTTTCCCTGTGCTGGGGTGACTGGGGCTGTTTCCTTTGCAGCTTTAACAAGCAGAAGCTTCACTCCCTGGTGACCGAGCGCTGCTACCCCGTAAGTGcctggaatttttgggatgtcTCACCTGGAAGGGACCCACCCCCAGGGATCATCAATCCAACCCCAGAGGAGGAATTGGTGCCTGGATCACTTCCATGGCATTTCAAACTTTATAAATTTTATCCTCTGCCTCGTTTTTAAtggaattatttcctttttttttttttttttaaggttttctaAACCTGGTGAtatcttatttattttctggatTCAGCAAAGAGCTGGGAGGGAAAACCCAAAACTCATCAACAACCAATGAAACGCTTGTGGTGTTCTCTAATTGTTCCCATTAACATCCAAACCGAGTCGGGTTAGAATCCCAGatgctgaaaattttaaattttctgtgctgaagaGCGCAGACCCACaagaaaatacaatatttgaccaaaataaaaaaaccttccaaaaatGATTAATAACACTAAGATTACAAATGTGTAGTTTGATTAGAAGTAATATCTCTAAGTAAAAAacttaacattttaaaatataacaatgTATATAAGGCAAAATAGAAGTTTTAGAACAGTAACTAATTATTCTTCACAAGATTAGGTAGTATTTTATAAttgaacagaaaaatctgtgttATGGACTCTGAGTGGTTATTAAGTCAAAAATAAAACTagaattaatataattaaatataatttcttagTTAAATAATTTAACCTTAAAAGATTTTGTATAGAAAGAGTTAACTGCTTTGTAACTTATTAgtaaaatgctgtaaaaattaCAACTTATAatatcaataaaaataataaacacctaAATCTAAACATAGTAAATACATAAATGTAAACATCAATAAAACCTAAACATCTAAACCTAAATTCCATCTCAAATACCTTCAATCGTAACCTTaacaagaaagaaacaaaaaaacaaaacaaacaaacaaacaaaaaaatataaaaaaagccccacaagAAGCAACTGAATCGGAGCTGGTTTTCGCTGTCAGGAGTGAAAAAATCATTAATAATTGAATTAATTGCAATGTGATTTCTGCTGGCAGGACATGGTGCGTGGGAACAGGTACAAAACCATCCGGTGGAGGTTTGTGGAGTCCCTGGAGCCCCCCAGGGTGGTGCACGTGCGCTGCGAGGGCCTCCTGAACCGGGGCAACCTCTACGGGCAGGTGACGGTGAGGATGCACAGCCGCCAGGTGAGCCCCGGGCTGGGGCCTTCTCCAGCATGAAAAATACCCATTTTCCCAGCTTTTATTGGAAAGTCACATTTAGGTCATCCAGGAgccttctccaggatgaacaatcccagttttcccagcttttcttGGAAAGTCACATTTAGGTCATCCAGGAGCCTTCTCCAGCAtgaaaaatcctcattttcccagCTTTTATTGGAAAGTCACAGTTGGATCATCCAGGATCCTTCTCCGGGATGAacaatccccattttcccagcctttcctgcaaAGTCACACTTAGGTCATCCAGGAGCCTTCTCCAGCAtgaaaaatcctcattttcccagCTTTTATTGGAAAGTCACAGTTGGATCATCCAGGATCCTTCTCCGGGATGAACAATCCAaattttccagcctttcctggaAGGTCACGGTTGGATCATTCAGGATGAATGATCCCaattttcccagcttttcctgGAAAGTCACATTCAGGTCATCCAGGATGAACAATCCAaattttcccagcttttcctcCCTAGGAAAATCCATCCCTCCATCTTCCTTCACCATTCCCAACCTGCTGCCAGAGATCTGAAACTTTTTTTGGGTTGGAGAccccttaaatcccatcccatgggcagggacacttcccactatcccaggtcaCTCCAAACCCCATAcatccaggttttttttttgttgttttttatcttttggCAGATTTTGGCCATCTACGACCGCTTTGGGCGCCTCATGTACGGTGGGGAGGAAATTCCCAAGGATGTTCTGGAATATGTTGTGTTTGAGAGGTACCTGGTGAACCCCTATGGAACGTGGAGGATGCACGGGAAGATCATCCCAGAGTGGGCCCCACCCAAGGATCCCATCATTAAGGTGGGGAAAAAGCTGGGAAATGGGATTGtgacagggaaaaatgggattgtgaggggggaaaatgggattgtgagggggaaaaatgggattgtgaggggggaaaatgggattgtgaagggggaaaaatgggattgtgaaggggggaaaaatgggattgtgaaggggggaaaaatgggatcgtgaagggggaaaaatttggatcgtgaaggggaaaaatgggatcatgaagggaaaaggctgggaaaatGCAGTTCCCAGAGGGGAAAATGCAGATCCCTGGGGATCATTCTGGACAAAGCAGAGCTGTTTGGAATTTCCATGGAATTGTtccctggagcacctgggagcTGGAATGGGAGGCTGAGGGCCTGGAATGGCTGAGGGCAGGTGtgggataattttgggaattatttccCCCCTGTGCCCGACCTtgaaaagtgtccctgccttCCTGTGTTACTAAAAATGGGTGTTGGAGTAGAAGGAGAGGGGAATTCCAGTGTAATTCAAGgcttcccatcccattcccttctcctgcctccatctgatcccatttttttttcccctttccagaaccctctgctccccttttttcctgctgattttTGTCCCTTGCTCTTGCAGACCGTGATGATTCCTGGCCCAGCCCCAGATCCCTCATAGGAGCACGAAGCAGGGAAGTAGAAAGTTCTGGAACGTGGACAGGGACAGCAAACAGGCCAGGAGGGAGGGTTGGGAATGTGTCGGACGTGGCTGTGCCTTCGGGAACGGGCTCCAGCCACTCTAAATTTTGTCCTTCAAATTGAAGGGACAAATCCTTCAAAAGGAGCGAGCCTCACCCTCGCTGGGTTTCCATGAGGATGAGGAGCCTCGGGAGCATCCACAGGCCACCCTCTGTCCTGGAATTCCATGGGAGAGCCCTTGGGATATTTGTCACCTCCATGGGGAGTGTCACAGACCTGCTGCTCAGTCATTAAAACTTCACCAGTGGCTGTTGGCACCGTTTTTTCCCATCTCTTTCTCAAACTCCTATTTTTTAACAGAAACCATGAGAACTTTTAAGTCAAGTTCTGTGGTTGCCGGAGGAGCTgataatttgatttaatttcagtTCTGATTCCTGACAAGGGTCTGGGGTTGGTGTTGGTGGCAGAGCTGGTGTTGTCACCGAGGGACTGGCACCATCCTGTAGGCACGGTGACAtttgctgctgtccctgcttttcctgggctgggaaaacactttttgttttttccctctgtgaGGCTCCTTCtctgttcctgctctgctcagccagtTCTCCTCAATCACAGAGAAAAACCCTCCCTGCTCACCCAAGAACAAACCCTTTTCTCCATCTCGTCCTGCTTTTTAACTCAGCCACTTCCAGAGCGTGGGAGAGTTCagggaatttttatttcttccttgaGAGGGATTTTGcagagctgtaaaaaaaaaaaaaaaaaaggagctgtGGCTCCTTTTTGCTTCTCCGTGTTCCATTTTGGGAGGGCAGGAGCTCCTCTTTGTGccgtgctgggagaggagccaGCAGTGGAATCCCTGCCATGTCCCTTGGGATGTCACAGGGGTGTCACAATcctaaaaattgtttttatttgtttattattttattgttttattttattattttaaaattgtcgcaatctttccctaaaaaaaaaaccaaaaaaacaaaaccttttccaCGGAGCTGAGTGTGGGAGCTCAGATCCCTCCGTGGATCCCAGGGCGGGAGGGGATGGAATTCCTGAACCCAGAAGGAGGAGAGGATTGGGATtgttcaggctggaaaaggggaatttggggtgaccTCATGGAGGATTCCCTGAAGGAACTATggggaaagatggagagagggaTGAAGGGACAGGGCACGGGGAATGGGTTccctctgccagagggcagggagagatggaattttgggaaggaattcctccctgaggggctgggatggaattcccagagaagctgaggctgcccctggatccctggaagtgtccagggccaggttggagcagcctgggacagtgggaggtgtccctggatgggatttaaggccCCTTCCCTCCAAATCTGGGGTTCTGTGGGGTTCCCCAGAAtggaaaggggatttttgggtggaatgtgtttttttggggagaaTGGCATTTCCTTCCAGCCACTCAACCCCTCCAGCGCTGGATttcctctccagccccttccctggggtATCCCAGCTCGTCCCCACCTCGCTGAGCCCCTCCGAGCACACTCCGTAGAgaattccatttatttcctgTATTTACACAAAATTACACGACCAGGAGCTTCAGCCTCAcggccccagagcccccagcacAGTCCAACtgcggggctgggcaggggggaGCGGGGTGGATCCGTGGGGGGATGGAATccatggatggagggatggaatCCATGGAGGGAGGGTTGGAATCCATGGATGGATTGATGGAATCCATGGAGAggtggagggatggatggatggaaggaatCCATGGATAGATGGAGGGAAGGACAGAGGGATGGATCCATGGTGGagtggatggatggattgaATCCATGGAGGTATggatggaggatggagggatggatggatggatggatggatggatggatggatggatggatggatggatggatggatggaaggaatCCATAGATggaatccatggatggatgatggaatccatggagggatggatggatggatggaatccagggatggatggaaggaaggaCAGAGTGATGGATTCATGAATgagtggatggatggatgaattgATGGAATccatggagggatggatggaatccagggagggatggatggaggaatccatggatggatggaaggaaggacagagggatggatccatggatgagTGGAGGGATCTATGGATGagtggagggatggatggatggatggatggaatccagggatggatggatggagccACTGGTGTTGGGATCCACTCACACCCCACCCCCATCccgggctctgccctgcccagggcaggtcCGGGAGGGATCCGTGCTCTCCTCCTCCCACGGACACACCTCAGAGCTTTTCCTCATGTCCAAACTGGGCTTGGCCGGTGCCGCTggagcctctgcagcttccCAAGGACAAACCTCGGCCAGGCCGGGGCTGCTGCGCACCCCTGGGTGCCGGATGCCGGGCAGGAGTCGGCACAGGGGCTTGTGCTGGGCTTCCCCGTGGGATGTGCCCCTGGATTTTTCCAGAAGTGTTGGAGACACAGCGCTGGCACCCAGCCGTCCCACCCCTGCAGGGGAAGCTCCTGGGGCTACCTGTGCCTGCACATCTGGCTGGGAGATTTCCTCCTCCAACCCAGtgggctctgctgcttcccaggggCAGATTGCAgatctgctgctctctgtgctgtcGGGTTTGCTGGATGGCTCCTTCCCCACTGCCGATTTCGGGGACGGTTCCTCCGTGTCCGGGCTCTCCCAAGGACAGATGGACTCCCGGTCTCTGCTCCCCTTCTCCAGAATTTTAGGGGCGTCTCTTGATGGGAGTTTCTCCTTACTTGGGGCTCTTCCTTTCTCCAGCTCaggctcagctgcctcccagggACAGATTTCAGCTTTGTCACTGGATTTCGAGCCCTGAGACTCCCAGGGACAGATTTCAGCTTTGTCACTGGATTTAAGGTCCTGACTCTCCCAGGGACAGATCTCTGCCTTCTCTGAGCTCTGGGATGTCCCTGAAGGAGCTTTGGGCAGTGCTGagctcccagtttggggtttggcAGGGGGCAGCTCTGTGTCCGGGCTCTCCCAGGGACAGATCGATTCCCtctctctgctgcccttctccagAGCTTTGGTTGTTGCTTTTCCTGGAACTCTCTCCTTTCCTGGGGCTGTTCCTTTCTCCAGCTGAGGTACAGCCACCTCCCAGGGACAGATTTCAGCTTTGTCACTGGATTTAGAGCCCTGAGACTCCCAGGGACAGATCGAttccctctctctgctccccttctctggagctttggtctctgcttttcctggaaCTCTCTCCTTACCTGGGGCTGTTCCTTTCTCCAGCTCAGGCTCAGCCGCCTCCCAGGGACAGATTTCAGCTTTGTCACTGGATTTAGAGCCCTGAGACTCCCAGGGACAGATTTCAGATTTGCTGCTGGATCCGACCTCCCAGGGACAGATCTCTGCCTTCTCCGAGCTCTGGGATGTCCCTGAAGGAGCTTTGGGCAGTGCTGagctcccagtttggggtttggcCAGAGGCTGCTGCATGTCTGGGCTCTCCCATGGACAGACGGACTCTCGGTCTCTGTTTCCCTTCTCCAGAATTTTAGAGGCTTCTCTTGATGGGAGTTTCTCCTTTCCTGGGGCTGTTCCTTTCTCCAGCTGAGGTGTTGCCACTTCCCAGGGACAGATTTCAGCTTTGTCACTGGATTTCGAGCCCTGAGACTCCCAGGGACAGATCGATTCCCtctctctgctgcccttctccagAGCTTTGGTTGTTGCTTTTCCTGGGAGTTTCTCCTTACCTGGGGCTGTTCCTTTCTCCAGCTGAGGTGCAGCCACCTCCCAGGGACAGATTTCAGCTTTGTCACTGGATTTAAGGTCCTGACTCTCCCAGGGACAGATCTCTGCCTTCTCCGAGCTCTGGGATGTCCCTGAAGGAGCTTTGGGCAGTGCTGagctcccagtttggggtttggcCAGGGGCAGCTCTGTGTCTGGGCTCTCCCAGGGACAGATCGAttccctctctctgctcccCTTCTCCAGAGCTTTGGTTGTGTCTTTTTCTGGgagtttttcctttcctggggCTGTTCCTTTCTCCACCTGAGATGCAGCTGCCTCCCAGGGACAGATTTCAGCTTTCAGGCTCTCTGAGCTTTGGGATGTCCCTGAAGGAGCTTTGGGCAATTCTGagctcccagtttggggtttggccaggggctgctctgtgtctgggctctcccaaggacagacagaCTCTCGGTCTTTGCTCCTCTTCTCCAGAACTTTAGAGGCTTCTCTTGATGGGAATTTCTCCTTTCCTGGGGCTGTTCCTTTCTCCAGCTGAGGTTCAACCACCTCCCAGGGACAGACATCAGCTTTGTCACTGGATTTCGAGCCCTGAGACTCCCAGGGACAGATCGAttccctctctctgctccccttctccagagctttggtctctgcttttcctgggaGTTTCTCCTTACCTGGGGCTGTTCCTTTCTCCACCTGAGGTGTTGCCACTTCCCAGGGACAGATTTCAGCTTTGTCACTGGATATAAGGTCCTGACCCTCCCAAGGACAGATCTCTGCCTTCTCTGAGCTTTGGGATGTCCCTGAAGGAGCTTTGGGCAATTCTGAGCTCCCAGTTTGGGATTTGGCCAGAGGCTGCTCTGTGTCTGGGCTCTCCCATGGACAGACAGACTCTCGGTCTCTGCTCCCCTTCTCCAGAATTTTAGAGGCTTCTCTTGATGGGAGTTTCTCCTTACTTGGGGCTGTTCCTTTCTCCAGCTGAGGTGCAGCCACCTCCCAGGGACAGATTTCAGCTTTGTCACTGGATTTAGAGCCCTGACTCTCCCAGGGACAGATCTCTGCCTTCTCCGAGCTCTGGGATCTCCCTGAAGGGGATTTGGACG contains the following coding sequences:
- the MRPL45 gene encoding large ribosomal subunit protein mL45; translation: MAAAMAARLCLKGAESLLRPRALPGVVVPVRGRRKWPRVPEWARELSAEEKEWRLRSAAPIFPDERMERTFFLACTAEIMDPYVPPEGDARLTSLSKDGVKQQMQKLRQTAASQLALRKIKDHDPDFSTKTFPEKAQEIFIEAHNSLANFNKQKLHSLVTERCYPDMVRGNRYKTIRWRFVESLEPPRVVHVRCEGLLNRGNLYGQVTVRMHSRQILAIYDRFGRLMYGGEEIPKDVLEYVVFERYLVNPYGTWRMHGKIIPEWAPPKDPIIKTVMIPGPAPDPS